AAAAGCGGTTGTTAAACGTGTTCCAGCTAAAGCTGCTGCAACTCCGGTTAAACCTGCTGCAAAACCTGTTACAGCATCGGCTAAACCTGCTGTTACTCCAGCTAAAGCTACGCCAACAGAGGTTAAACCTGTGGTGACTTCAGAAAAAACGGATGAAAAGACTACAGACGAAAGTTAATTCAATTACAGTTTGAGGTTAATTTAACGCTTTTTTTGTGAAGATTAATGCTCGAATAATTAACATTGAATTAACAATAGAATTCGCAGTTTTGAGCATCCGGTCCCACCAGGGATTTTTTGATACTAACCCCCATGACAAAGAAGAAGGTCCCATTTTTAAATAGAGAACTCAGCTGGTTATATTTCAATGAACGGGTTTTACAGGAGGCAACAGATGAAACTGTTCCGCTGATTGAAAGAATTAAATTTTTGTCTATTTTCTCTTCTAACCTGGAAGAATTTTACCGGGTACGTGTAGCTACAATGACCAGGTTGTCTAATTTAAACGACAAGGCCAAAGAACTTTTAGGGTTTAATCCTAAAAAAGTGCTGAATGAGATTAAAAATATCGTCGTTAAACAAGAACGTAAGTTTGAACAATTATTTCAGGCTACGCTGATTAACGAACTTGCACAAAACAGGATTTTTATTCTGAATGATACACAACTCAATGTAGCCAGGGGAGAGTTTGTAAAAGAACACTTCCGGGATAAAATTCTTTCCAACCTGGTACCGATCATGATTGATATGGAAAAACCATTTCCAGAACTCAAAGACCGGTACCTGTACTTTTTTGTAAGGCTTAAAAAGAAAACCGGCAAAAAAGATGAAAAGTATGCATTGATAGAATTGCCTCCCGATCTGCCAAGGTTCCTGGTACTGCCGGAGACTAACGGATTAAAATTTATTATCCTTGCTGAGGATATTATCAAATACTGCCTGGATGACATCTTTTACGTATTCAAATACGATGAAATGGATGCTTATTCTATGCAGCTGACCAGAGACGCTGAGCTGGATATCGATAAAAATGTAAGTGATAAGTTTATTGATGAATTAAAGACCAGCCTTGATAAACGTAAAAAAGGTAAACCTATGCGTTTACTTTATGATACAGAAATGCCATTTGATATGTTGGGTGTACTGGTCGCTAAAATGAAAATTGAAGCCGAAAGCCTGATTCCCGGTAATCGTTATCATAAGTTTGGTGATTTTATCCGTTTTCCGAATGTCGGAGATAAAAGCCTTGAATACCCTGCAAACGTACCCTTAAAGGTTTTCGGTTTACACCGTACCCAGAGTATATTTAACAAACTTGCAGAAAGAGATTACCTGGTTAATTTACCTTATCAATCTTACGATTATATCATTCTTTTTCTTCGTGAAGCTGCAATTGATCCTAAAGTTACGGCGATCAATATCACACTTTACCGTTTGGCGGAGAATTCAAGAGTGATTAATGCGCTGATTAACGCAGCCAAAAATGGTAAGAAAGTTAACTGCCTCGTCGAACTTAAAGCACGTTTCGATGAAAGAGCAAATATCTTCTGGACCAACAGGCTGGAGGAAGAAGGAGTACATGTAAACTATGGTTTAACTGATTATAAAGTCCATTCTAAAATCTGCCTGGTTACCCGGATAGAAAAAGGCCGTCCTGTTTATTATGCAAATCTGGCGACTGGTAATTTCAATGAGAAGACCGCTAAACTGTATTGTGACCACAGTATTTTTACGGCTAAAAAAGAGATCACCCATGATTTGATTAAGCTTTTTGCTGCCTTAAACAAGCGTACTGTAGCTACAGGATTTAAGTACCTGA
The sequence above is drawn from the Pedobacter cryoconitis genome and encodes:
- the ppk1 gene encoding polyphosphate kinase 1, with amino-acid sequence MTKKKVPFLNRELSWLYFNERVLQEATDETVPLIERIKFLSIFSSNLEEFYRVRVATMTRLSNLNDKAKELLGFNPKKVLNEIKNIVVKQERKFEQLFQATLINELAQNRIFILNDTQLNVARGEFVKEHFRDKILSNLVPIMIDMEKPFPELKDRYLYFFVRLKKKTGKKDEKYALIELPPDLPRFLVLPETNGLKFIILAEDIIKYCLDDIFYVFKYDEMDAYSMQLTRDAELDIDKNVSDKFIDELKTSLDKRKKGKPMRLLYDTEMPFDMLGVLVAKMKIEAESLIPGNRYHKFGDFIRFPNVGDKSLEYPANVPLKVFGLHRTQSIFNKLAERDYLVNLPYQSYDYIILFLREAAIDPKVTAINITLYRLAENSRVINALINAAKNGKKVNCLVELKARFDERANIFWTNRLEEEGVHVNYGLTDYKVHSKICLVTRIEKGRPVYYANLATGNFNEKTAKLYCDHSIFTAKKEITHDLIKLFAALNKRTVATGFKYLIVSPLESRTKFYTLIDREIKIAKSGKPAYLIFKVNSLADEGIVEKLYDASNAGVKIKLIVRGICCLVPGVKDFSENITVISIIDKFLEHARVFIFGNNGKEEMFLSSADLMSRNFEHRVEVGFPVLDEDVKQEIRDIIDFQLQDNVKARDITRLNNNKYHKNRLSTKVRAQVQTYNYLKNKHQ